A DNA window from Microcystis aeruginosa NIES-843 contains the following coding sequences:
- a CDS encoding sulfite exporter TauE/SafE family protein: protein MIIVTLMLAGSLAWFFSTLAGGGSPLILLPVLGWFLDAAVIPPVLTTGMLLGNVQRMGMYWRAIDWPSTVWYLPGAIMGSTLGAFVFAHLQFKWLPLVLGIFLVFSSLKQLFPQEENPFFEIKTWYFMPSGFIYAFLSGLVGSTGPMMNLFYINYGLVKEPMVATKSVHMVVVHVAKLIAYAAFGVLHLPFLGYGLLLGLAAWPGNWLGQKVLEKMSPQQFKQAVMLFVSMSGLLMIWRERGIVF, encoded by the coding sequence ATGATCATTGTTACCTTGATGTTGGCAGGTAGTCTAGCTTGGTTTTTTAGCACCCTTGCTGGTGGGGGCAGCCCCCTGATTCTACTCCCCGTTTTAGGTTGGTTTCTCGATGCTGCCGTCATTCCTCCGGTTTTAACCACGGGGATGCTACTCGGTAACGTCCAACGCATGGGAATGTATTGGCGCGCCATTGACTGGCCCTCGACGGTGTGGTATTTACCCGGGGCAATTATGGGATCTACCCTCGGCGCTTTTGTCTTTGCCCATTTACAATTCAAATGGTTGCCGCTAGTTTTGGGAATTTTTCTGGTTTTCTCCTCGCTTAAACAATTATTTCCCCAAGAAGAAAATCCTTTTTTTGAGATTAAAACTTGGTATTTTATGCCCTCGGGATTTATCTACGCTTTCCTCTCAGGATTAGTCGGTAGTACCGGCCCGATGATGAACCTGTTTTATATCAACTATGGGCTAGTTAAAGAACCAATGGTGGCAACGAAATCCGTTCACATGGTAGTAGTTCATGTGGCCAAATTAATCGCCTACGCAGCCTTTGGAGTTTTACATCTGCCCTTTCTCGGTTACGGTTTATTATTAGGATTAGCGGCCTGGCCGGGCAATTGGTTAGGACAAAAAGTTTTAGAAAAAATGAGTCCCCAACAATTTAAACAAGCAGTGATGTTATTCGTTTCGATGAGTGGCCTATTGATGATCTGGCGAGAACGCGGCATCGTCTTTTAA
- a CDS encoding M48 family metallopeptidase has protein sequence MNKNMALSKQLLLGLKANDFRHPIDLEATNSLKQLPGLDIAVRSLLGSVAEEFFYLNNIAASVLVGEKQLPDLHNLLLEACRILDLEPPQLYIQQNPVPNAYTFAMRGKKPFMVMHTSLIEMLTPAEIQAVIAHELGHLKCEHGVYLTLANIMVLAAGLLPNWGTMLARSLQERMLAWVRCAEFSCDRAALLAVQDPKIVMSVLMKLAGGSPSLAPLLNLEAFIDQAKSYDAVSASEMGEMLKGLQTQQLTHPLPVLRAREIDRWASSPDYHNLLKSPKMGYNDKANAKGEWRNW, from the coding sequence ATGAATAAGAATATGGCATTATCAAAACAGTTATTACTCGGCTTAAAAGCCAATGATTTTCGGCATCCCATCGACCTAGAGGCAACTAATTCCCTTAAACAATTGCCTGGGTTAGATATAGCCGTGAGAAGTTTATTAGGTTCCGTCGCTGAGGAATTCTTTTACTTAAATAATATTGCTGCTAGTGTTTTGGTGGGAGAAAAACAATTACCCGACCTGCATAATCTACTCCTAGAAGCTTGCCGAATTCTCGACTTAGAACCACCTCAATTATACATTCAACAAAACCCCGTTCCTAACGCCTATACCTTCGCCATGCGCGGCAAAAAACCGTTTATGGTGATGCACACTTCCCTAATTGAAATGCTGACTCCCGCAGAAATTCAAGCGGTAATCGCCCACGAATTAGGACATCTCAAATGTGAACACGGCGTTTATCTGACTTTAGCCAATATTATGGTCCTAGCGGCGGGATTACTGCCCAATTGGGGGACAATGTTAGCACGATCCCTACAGGAGAGAATGTTAGCATGGGTGCGCTGCGCCGAGTTTAGCTGCGATCGAGCGGCTTTATTGGCAGTTCAAGACCCAAAAATCGTCATGTCGGTGTTAATGAAGTTAGCCGGAGGTTCCCCCAGTCTCGCACCTTTATTAAATTTAGAGGCTTTTATCGATCAGGCCAAGTCCTACGATGCCGTCAGCGCCTCGGAAATGGGCGAAATGTTAAAGGGTTTGCAAACCCAACAGTTAACCCATCCCCTCCCCGTCCTGCGTGCGCGAGAAATCGATCGTTGGGCCAGTTCCCCCGATTATCACAATTTGTTAAAGAGTCCAAAAATGGGTTATAATGATAAAGCTAATGCCAAGGGCGAATGGCGAAATTGGTAG
- a CDS encoding proteasome-type protease has product MTYCLGIINRFGIVMGADSRTNAGVDYISAYRKLFDFSVSGERVIMVCTSGNLSISQGVIHELKRDLHNQEDKNLHSLTHLYDIAHYIGDKSRQVQARERTWLEKDNIDFKCKFILGGQIKGEEPQLFLIYPQGNHIQATKETPFLQIGETKYGKPILDRTITYDTPLEEMAKCALLSIDSTMKSNISVGPPIYLSMYEANSLSLRHKLQLRLGDPYLAKMRKLWEDYVRQAFEAMPNVEWHYTDEDPKEDIIID; this is encoded by the coding sequence ATGACTTACTGTTTAGGAATTATCAATCGTTTTGGCATTGTTATGGGGGCGGATTCTCGCACGAATGCGGGAGTCGATTATATCTCGGCCTATCGGAAATTATTTGACTTTTCGGTATCGGGAGAAAGAGTAATTATGGTCTGTACATCGGGGAATTTATCGATTAGCCAAGGAGTGATTCACGAACTAAAAAGAGATCTGCACAATCAAGAGGATAAAAATCTCCATTCTCTGACTCATCTCTACGATATCGCCCACTATATCGGTGATAAAAGTCGTCAAGTACAAGCTAGGGAAAGAACTTGGCTAGAAAAAGATAATATTGATTTTAAATGTAAGTTTATTCTTGGGGGACAAATTAAAGGAGAAGAGCCGCAATTATTCCTGATTTATCCCCAGGGAAATCATATTCAAGCCACCAAAGAAACGCCCTTTTTACAGATAGGTGAAACTAAATACGGTAAACCGATTCTCGATCGCACTATTACCTATGATACACCCCTAGAGGAAATGGCTAAATGTGCCTTACTTTCCATCGATTCGACCATGAAATCGAATATTTCTGTCGGACCGCCTATCTATTTGAGTATGTATGAAGCTAATAGCCTAAGCCTACGTCATAAGTTACAATTGCGCCTAGGAGACCCCTACCTAGCCAAAATGCGGAAACTCTGGGAAGATTACGTCCGGCAAGCTTTCGAGGCTATGCCCAATGTGGAATGGCATTATACCGATGAAGATCCCAAAGAAGATATCATAATAGATTAA
- a CDS encoding DNA cytosine methyltransferase, with the protein MNRQQKRVLSLFSGCGGMDLGLEGGFWVHQDCVNENIHRDWIVERREPWLKLPRTTFETVFANDITKAAHNAWIPYFEKRGKKNVFHLGSIVDLVKQAEKGEFQFPSNIDVVTGGFPCQDFSVSGKRKGFNSHKSHTGKLLDESEDSFQDNRGKLYYWMKRVIELTLPKVFIAENVKGLISLANVKDIIEDDFSAIGKDGYIVIPKLLFAPDYGIPQTRERIIFIGLNKTYLKATAIGHLENHDIFPRPTHKVIKHQLNLFESIYPLKTYSTVGQILSGLAEPEDELFDLSQKSYSKAKHYGKTQGQIEVNLQGLSPTIRSEHHGNIEFRRLSLELGGKIVNELEAGLKMRRLTVRECARIQTFPDDFQFVRPQNKGDEKYSLSATDGYKLIGNAVPPLLAYHIARHLEHQWDYLFEDIYSVSKNLCVALP; encoded by the coding sequence ATGAATAGGCAACAAAAGCGAGTTTTATCCCTATTTTCTGGCTGCGGGGGAATGGACTTAGGATTAGAGGGAGGTTTTTGGGTACACCAAGACTGTGTTAATGAAAATATTCATCGAGATTGGATAGTAGAAAGACGGGAACCATGGCTAAAACTACCGCGCACTACTTTTGAAACTGTCTTTGCTAATGATATAACTAAAGCTGCTCATAATGCTTGGATTCCCTACTTTGAAAAAAGGGGTAAAAAGAATGTATTTCACTTGGGGAGTATTGTAGATTTAGTCAAACAAGCAGAAAAAGGAGAGTTTCAGTTTCCCAGTAATATCGATGTAGTAACGGGAGGTTTTCCCTGTCAAGATTTTAGTGTTTCAGGAAAAAGAAAGGGGTTTAATTCTCACAAAAGTCACACGGGGAAACTGCTAGACGAGAGTGAAGATAGTTTTCAGGACAATCGCGGGAAACTCTATTATTGGATGAAAAGAGTTATTGAATTAACCTTACCTAAAGTTTTTATTGCTGAAAATGTCAAAGGTTTAATCTCTTTGGCTAATGTTAAAGATATAATTGAAGATGATTTTAGTGCCATTGGTAAAGATGGATATATAGTTATCCCTAAACTTCTCTTTGCTCCCGATTATGGAATTCCCCAAACTAGGGAAAGAATTATCTTTATCGGTTTAAATAAAACCTATTTAAAAGCGACAGCGATAGGACATCTAGAAAATCATGATATTTTTCCGCGTCCAACCCATAAAGTTATTAAGCATCAATTAAATCTGTTTGAGTCAATATATCCTCTTAAAACTTACAGTACAGTGGGTCAGATATTATCAGGTTTAGCAGAACCGGAAGATGAGTTATTTGACCTCTCACAAAAAAGCTATTCAAAAGCTAAACATTATGGTAAAACTCAGGGACAAATCGAGGTTAATTTACAGGGTTTAAGTCCGACTATTCGCTCGGAACATCACGGTAATATTGAATTTAGGAGATTATCTTTAGAATTAGGGGGAAAGATAGTTAATGAGTTAGAAGCAGGGTTAAAAATGAGACGTTTAACTGTGCGGGAATGTGCGAGAATACAGACTTTTCCCGATGATTTTCAATTTGTGCGTCCACAAAATAAGGGAGATGAAAAATATTCACTTTCGGCTACGGATGGTTACAAACTAATTGGTAATGCTGTCCCACCCTTGCTTGCTTACCACATTGCTAGACACCTAGAACATCAATGGGATTATTTGTTTGAAGATATTTATTCAGTCAGCAAAAATTTATGTGTAGCATTGCCTTAA
- a CDS encoding tetratricopeptide repeat protein, with product MTETANFTLEQGLERYQQGESAASLLPEFKQLSDRTPKNAAVWSCLAWLYMLTDKPELALKAAQKAVKLDKVSPQNRINLVLAMLETKTAGVREHIELVQQLVSLNKEVRQEVDENIADGLARKPDWKSLERIKAWLNE from the coding sequence ATGACAGAAACCGCCAATTTTACCCTCGAACAAGGTTTAGAACGCTACCAACAGGGAGAAAGCGCCGCCAGTTTATTGCCGGAATTTAAACAATTAAGCGATCGCACTCCGAAAAATGCCGCCGTTTGGTCTTGTTTGGCTTGGTTATATATGCTCACCGATAAACCGGAATTAGCCCTAAAAGCCGCCCAAAAAGCCGTAAAACTCGATAAAGTTTCCCCGCAAAACCGGATCAATTTGGTTTTGGCTATGTTAGAAACCAAAACCGCCGGAGTCAGAGAACATATCGAACTGGTGCAACAATTAGTTAGTTTAAACAAAGAAGTTCGCCAAGAAGTGGATGAAAATATCGCCGATGGTTTGGCTAGAAAACCCGATTGGAAAAGTTTAGAACGCATCAAAGCTTGGTTAAATGAATAA
- a CDS encoding RNA-guided endonuclease InsQ/TnpB family protein: MYGVQEVLIHTDSEIRAVLEFVCEEANKLANCGIYYCRQMLFKAGRYIGKYDLDSQLKNNPHFRAMRSCCAQQLLHDVAESFSSYKGLLGLWNKGQLPNKPRPPKYRKKGGMAVVTYTARYVKLTEKGLRFSLGDQVKAWFGIDSFYLPMPSNLRFEDIKEFRIVPRNLSFYLECVYKQPDQEKVKPNNNVLGIDHGLGNWLTCVSNTGKSFIFDGKKAKSQNQWYNKRVAQIKTGKPPGYWDDELAKITERRNRQMRDATNKAARFIINWCLGNDIYTVVFGGNQRQKDSIELGKKVNQEFVSIPTAKLKNRICQLCEKYGIKFVETEESYTSKASFLDGDSLPKFGEKPEGWQSSGKRIKRGLFKAFSGQLINADCNGAANIIKKVATQLGVSLDKVGRASLTVPQRYKLDSLSKIYRNRIEARFQPASIHRLESPSF; encoded by the coding sequence ATGTACGGAGTTCAAGAAGTTCTCATCCATACAGACAGCGAGATAAGGGCTGTCTTAGAGTTTGTCTGTGAAGAAGCTAACAAGCTGGCTAATTGTGGTATTTATTATTGTCGGCAAATGCTTTTTAAGGCAGGGCGATATATCGGTAAATATGACCTTGATTCTCAGTTGAAAAATAACCCTCATTTTCGAGCCATGCGGTCATGTTGCGCTCAACAATTGCTACATGATGTTGCTGAATCTTTTTCTTCCTATAAAGGGCTTTTAGGTCTCTGGAATAAAGGGCAATTACCTAATAAGCCTAGACCACCTAAATATCGAAAGAAAGGGGGGATGGCAGTAGTAACCTATACGGCAAGATATGTGAAGTTAACCGAAAAAGGGTTAAGGTTTTCGTTGGGGGATCAGGTAAAAGCTTGGTTCGGGATTGATAGTTTTTATCTGCCAATGCCGTCTAATTTGAGGTTTGAAGACATTAAAGAGTTTCGGATCGTTCCTAGAAATCTTAGTTTTTATCTTGAGTGTGTTTATAAGCAACCCGATCAAGAGAAAGTTAAGCCTAATAACAATGTACTAGGAATAGATCACGGATTGGGTAACTGGTTAACCTGCGTTTCTAACACGGGAAAGTCTTTTATCTTTGACGGAAAAAAGGCTAAGTCTCAAAATCAATGGTATAACAAGCGAGTTGCTCAAATTAAGACTGGTAAGCCGCCGGGTTACTGGGATGATGAATTAGCTAAAATAACCGAAAGGCGTAACCGACAGATGAGAGACGCTACCAATAAAGCTGCTCGTTTTATTATCAATTGGTGTCTCGGCAATGACATTTATACTGTCGTTTTTGGAGGGAATCAGCGACAAAAAGACTCGATTGAGTTAGGAAAGAAAGTTAATCAGGAATTTGTTAGTATTCCCACAGCGAAGCTTAAAAATCGCATTTGTCAATTGTGTGAAAAGTACGGGATTAAATTCGTTGAGACTGAGGAAAGCTACACCTCAAAGGCTTCTTTTTTAGATGGTGATTCGCTACCTAAATTCGGTGAGAAACCCGAAGGGTGGCAGTCATCAGGTAAAAGAATTAAAAGAGGTTTGTTTAAAGCTTTTAGTGGTCAATTAATTAATGCTGATTGCAACGGTGCGGCCAATATCATTAAAAAAGTAGCCACACAGCTAGGGGTTTCTCTAGATAAGGTGGGTAGGGCATCTTTGACAGTGCCACAACGATATAAATTGGATAGCCTTTCTAAAATATATCGTAATCGAATAGAAGCGCGGTTTCAACCCGCTTCTATTCACCGATTAGAATCCCCGTCTTTTTAA
- a CDS encoding TldD/PmbA family protein: protein MPKVEDIAQIANSSAQALGIAKYDIYGSSVDETDVDVFQGEPKQVQASNRSSVIVRVWNRDNQVGVTSTTDVDPVGLQLALKTAQEASFFGVKENVPDFSPAATAPTTEVASEMSNQAPVSTLVDKLLAAEKSLLAAHPAIASVPYNGLGQQQVRRFYLNSDGAMRQEARSYASVYLYTKTEQEGKKPRSAGAFRVSPGLEKLDIDGCIEEAITKTVSHLDYQPITTGKYLVVFAPRAFLSLMGAFSNLFNAQNVLDKQSLSTPESLGTQIAATALNLCDDSLHPANVAAETFDSEGTPTRRVELIKEGILSNFLHSTITAKRMNTEPTGNGNIGSKVTVSPHFYHVFASANQPKSYSLETAENVVLIDSLQALHAGVNSLQGSFSLPFDGWLVNKNERVSIDSATVAGDILTLLKSIVYLEPEAVITPSGVCPYVWVEGLSITGEA from the coding sequence ATGCCAAAAGTTGAAGATATCGCCCAAATCGCTAATTCTAGCGCCCAAGCTTTAGGAATTGCTAAATACGACATCTATGGTTCCTCTGTGGATGAAACCGATGTGGATGTGTTTCAAGGGGAACCCAAACAGGTACAAGCTTCCAATCGTTCCAGCGTTATCGTTCGCGTCTGGAATCGGGATAATCAAGTCGGTGTCACCTCGACCACCGATGTGGACCCGGTGGGACTGCAATTAGCCCTAAAAACCGCCCAAGAAGCCAGCTTTTTTGGCGTTAAGGAAAATGTCCCCGATTTTAGTCCTGCCGCCACCGCACCTACCACAGAAGTGGCCAGCGAAATGTCTAATCAAGCACCTGTATCCACTCTCGTCGATAAGTTATTAGCCGCCGAAAAATCCTTACTAGCGGCCCATCCGGCTATTGCCAGTGTTCCCTATAACGGTTTGGGACAACAGCAGGTCAGACGTTTTTATCTCAATAGCGACGGGGCAATGCGTCAGGAAGCGCGTAGTTATGCCAGCGTGTATTTATACACCAAAACCGAACAGGAAGGCAAAAAACCCCGCAGCGCTGGTGCTTTTCGGGTTAGTCCAGGCCTGGAAAAATTAGATATCGATGGTTGCATCGAGGAAGCGATTACCAAAACTGTTAGCCATCTGGACTATCAACCGATTACCACGGGTAAATATTTAGTGGTTTTTGCCCCCCGGGCCTTTTTGAGTCTAATGGGAGCATTTTCTAATCTGTTTAATGCCCAAAATGTCCTTGATAAACAGAGTCTTTCTACTCCTGAATCTTTGGGAACACAAATCGCTGCTACTGCCTTAAATTTGTGCGATGATTCCCTCCATCCGGCTAATGTTGCCGCAGAAACTTTTGATAGTGAAGGCACTCCCACCCGTCGTGTGGAATTAATTAAAGAGGGGATTTTGAGTAATTTTCTCCATAGCACGATTACCGCTAAACGGATGAATACGGAACCGACTGGCAACGGTAACATTGGGTCAAAAGTAACGGTTAGTCCCCATTTTTATCACGTTTTTGCTAGTGCTAATCAACCAAAGAGCTATTCTTTGGAAACAGCAGAAAATGTGGTTTTAATTGATAGTTTACAGGCACTTCATGCAGGAGTTAATTCTCTACAAGGTTCCTTCTCTTTGCCCTTTGATGGTTGGTTAGTGAACAAAAATGAGCGCGTTAGCATCGATTCCGCTACCGTAGCTGGGGATATTTTAACACTGCTGAAATCGATTGTTTATCTGGAACCGGAAGCAGTTATTACTCCTAGTGGTGTTTGTCCCTACGTTTGGGTAGAGGGTTTATCAATCACAGGAGAAGCTTAA
- a CDS encoding calcium-binding protein — translation MVNPIFSDIFDGNLLDNNTTNGFDSDDLIVLDNGNDTSNGGAGNDLIYGNGGKDTLVGGAGIDTLNGGDGNDVITSDGDGGTYRGNGGNDTLFSGLGPETMDGGAGTDTIDHTAWGGNYVFNMATGLTDFGSESYINFENANMGAGNDSVTGNASANLINGGAGNDILNGDAGNDTLVGGAGIDTLNGGDGNDVITSDGDGGTYRGDGGNDTLFSGLGPETMDGGDGTDTIDHTAWGGNYVFNMATGLTDFGSESYINFENANMGAGNDSVTGNASANLINGGAGNDTLVGGAGIDTLNGGDGNDVITSDGDGGTYRGNGGNDTLFSGLGPETMDGGAGTDTIDHTAWGGNYVFNMATGLTDFGSESYINFENANMGAGNDSVTGNASANLINGGAGNDTINGGLGNDTLDGGFGEDSLTGGAGNDFFRLDNIANRDLIAGFSVPADKIILADSLDSILVISPGITGLSFVGGNVPGNVLSVGLLFKGAGFTGGALGNLSGIYVNTINGDIWYNNSTAAGSYLIANVGAGAAAGMTNANFVYGL, via the coding sequence ATGGTTAACCCGATTTTTTCCGATATATTTGACGGCAATCTCCTCGACAATAACACAACTAACGGTTTTGACTCCGATGATCTTATCGTTCTTGATAACGGTAATGACACTTCTAACGGTGGTGCTGGCAATGATTTAATCTATGGTAATGGGGGCAAGGACACCCTAGTGGGAGGCGCGGGGATAGATACCCTCAACGGCGGTGACGGTAATGATGTCATCACCTCCGATGGCGACGGGGGAACCTATCGGGGCAATGGAGGTAACGACACCCTCTTTTCGGGACTTGGCCCCGAAACTATGGACGGTGGTGCCGGCACCGATACCATTGACCACACCGCCTGGGGTGGTAACTACGTGTTCAATATGGCCACCGGGTTAACCGACTTTGGCAGTGAAAGCTATATCAACTTTGAAAACGCCAATATGGGTGCCGGTAACGACTCGGTAACGGGTAATGCCTCCGCCAACCTGATTAACGGCGGCGCTGGCAACGACATCCTCAATGGCGATGCTGGCAACGACACCCTAGTGGGAGGCGCGGGGATAGATACCCTCAACGGTGGTGACGGTAATGATGTCATCACCTCCGATGGCGACGGCGGAACCTATCGGGGCGATGGGGGTAACGACACCCTCTTTTCGGGACTTGGCCCCGAAACTATGGACGGTGGTGACGGCACCGATACCATTGACCACACCGCCTGGGGTGGTAACTACGTGTTCAATATGGCCACCGGGTTAACCGACTTTGGCAGTGAAAGCTATATCAACTTTGAAAACGCCAATATGGGTGCCGGTAACGACTCGGTAACGGGTAATGCCTCCGCCAACTTAATCAACGGCGGTGCTGGCAACGACACCCTAGTGGGAGGCGCGGGGATAGATACCCTCAACGGCGGTGACGGTAATGATGTCATCACCTCCGATGGCGACGGGGGAACCTATCGGGGCAATGGAGGTAACGACACCCTCTTTTCGGGACTTGGCCCCGAAACTATGGACGGTGGTGCCGGCACCGATACCATTGACCACACCGCCTGGGGTGGTAACTACGTGTTCAATATGGCCACCGGGTTAACCGACTTTGGCAGTGAAAGCTATATCAACTTTGAAAACGCCAATATGGGTGCCGGTAACGACTCGGTAACGGGTAATGCCTCCGCCAACTTAATCAACGGCGGTGCTGGCAACGACACCATCAATGGCGGTCTTGGCAACGACACCCTCGATGGTGGCTTTGGTGAGGATTCTCTCACTGGTGGTGCTGGAAACGATTTCTTCAGGCTCGACAACATAGCGAACCGTGATCTAATCGCCGGCTTCTCTGTACCCGCTGACAAGATCATTCTGGCGGACAGTCTTGACAGCATCTTGGTCATTTCTCCGGGGATCACGGGTCTGAGCTTTGTTGGTGGTAATGTGCCTGGAAATGTCCTTAGCGTTGGCTTGTTATTCAAGGGAGCCGGGTTCACCGGGGGAGCATTGGGAAACCTCTCCGGCATCTACGTCAATACCATCAACGGCGACATCTGGTATAACAATTCCACCGCCGCCGGCAGTTACCTAATTGCCAATGTTGGGGCTGGTGCCGCAGCTGGCATGACTAATGCTAACTTCGTTTACGGGTTGTAA
- a CDS encoding DUF29 family protein, which produces MNLTPRSRFYAYWKHPYYLPHWKDEIDNFRLELSLLFRSQVIYNHALERFGYCYQKALGKASRKS; this is translated from the coding sequence ATTAATCTCACGCCGAGGAGTAGATTTTACGCCTACTGGAAGCATCCTTACTACCTACCCCACTGGAAAGACGAGATAGATAATTTCAGATTGGAATTAAGCTTGCTGTTTCGCTCTCAGGTAATCTACAATCATGCCTTAGAACGGTTTGGTTATTGTTATCAAAAAGCACTGGGAAAAGCGAGCCGCAAAAGTTGA
- a CDS encoding TldD/PmbA family protein, producing MSPTLLISKELPTLKYNPSLERFDSSWAAPLSTLLGLGRAAGATFIEFFLERVNYISCLAEDDTITSLSPKLSTGAGIRLFRGKADCYVSTNDLSFQGLKNALEKGLSILGLNLPSPNAYIPEINLEMFRDYATVKNKDIWLNNCSSLREMGDILLTANVQLNQKASHVQSRRAAYFRDWQEILVAASDGTFARDIRLTQSVGYNLLCADGTNRSSIGKRVGSTSNPDFLRTWNAEESAAEVAESAGKMLYADYVESGSYPIVMANEFGGVIFHEACGHLLETTQIEQKTTPFLDKKGEKIAHENLTAWDEGLSDKAFGTIDMDDEGMPAQRTLLIENGILKNFIADRTGSIKTGHPRTGSGRRQNYTYAAASRMRNTYIAPGEYTLDNLFNSIDKGIYCKKMGGGSVGATGEFNFAVEEAYLIENGNLTKPLKGATLIGSAKEIMNKISMCSQDLGLAAGFCGSVSGSVYVTVGQPHLKVDSITVGGR from the coding sequence ATGTCACCCACTCTACTCATCTCCAAAGAACTCCCCACCCTGAAATATAATCCTAGTCTGGAGCGCTTTGATAGCTCTTGGGCGGCCCCTTTGTCCACTCTTCTGGGACTGGGACGGGCTGCCGGGGCAACTTTTATCGAATTTTTCCTCGAAAGAGTCAACTATATCAGTTGTTTAGCCGAAGATGACACCATCACCAGTCTCTCACCGAAACTATCTACAGGGGCAGGAATCCGCCTTTTTCGCGGTAAAGCTGATTGTTATGTCAGTACCAACGATTTAAGCTTCCAAGGCTTAAAAAATGCCCTAGAAAAAGGTTTATCGATTCTCGGTTTAAACCTACCCAGTCCTAACGCATATATTCCCGAAATCAATCTGGAAATGTTCCGGGATTATGCCACGGTCAAAAACAAAGATATTTGGCTGAATAATTGCAGTTCTTTGCGAGAAATGGGTGATATTCTCCTAACTGCTAACGTTCAACTCAATCAGAAAGCCTCTCACGTCCAATCTCGTCGCGCCGCTTATTTTCGCGATTGGCAAGAAATTTTAGTTGCCGCTAGTGATGGCACTTTTGCCCGGGATATTCGCCTCACCCAATCCGTGGGCTATAATCTCCTCTGTGCCGATGGGACTAATCGTTCTAGCATTGGTAAACGGGTGGGTAGTACCAGTAATCCCGATTTTCTGCGGACGTGGAATGCCGAGGAATCGGCGGCAGAAGTGGCCGAATCGGCGGGTAAAATGCTTTACGCTGACTATGTAGAATCCGGCAGTTATCCCATCGTTATGGCCAATGAATTTGGCGGCGTTATCTTCCACGAAGCCTGCGGCCATTTGCTAGAAACTACGCAAATTGAGCAAAAAACCACGCCCTTTCTCGATAAAAAAGGCGAAAAAATCGCCCACGAAAACCTGACGGCTTGGGACGAAGGATTATCCGATAAAGCTTTCGGTACTATCGATATGGACGATGAGGGAATGCCGGCCCAGCGTACTCTCCTAATTGAAAATGGTATCCTAAAAAACTTCATTGCCGATCGCACCGGTTCAATTAAAACCGGCCATCCGCGCACAGGTAGCGGTCGCCGTCAAAACTACACCTATGCCGCCGCTAGTCGGATGCGGAATACCTACATCGCACCTGGGGAATATACCCTCGATAATCTCTTTAATTCCATCGATAAAGGCATTTATTGCAAAAAAATGGGCGGTGGTAGTGTGGGGGCGACCGGGGAATTTAATTTCGCCGTCGAGGAGGCCTATCTTATCGAAAACGGCAACCTGACTAAACCCCTAAAAGGCGCGACTTTAATCGGTTCAGCCAAGGAGATTATGAATAAAATCTCTATGTGTTCCCAAGATTTAGGACTAGCGGCGGGTTTTTGCGGTTCCGTCAGTGGTAGCGTTTATGTCACCGTTGGTCAACCCCATTTAAAAGTCGATTCTATTACCGTTGGCGGTCGTTAA
- a CDS encoding DUF456 domain-containing protein, with protein MTLVILYYFLIAIMIVGIIGELLPAVPGMSLILIAMLVWGFVTKFAGMGVALTVAFVVLLLSLGVEFLASYLGAQKVGASNWSQIGLVVGLLAGIFGLLPALPIGGPIIGLFVGPVVGAFLGEYAYRRDLELTPRLQQSLKVCVGIVVGTVIGHVAKAMLATAAVIVFIVTTWPNLSSVISYQLSVISYQLSVFRT; from the coding sequence ATGACTTTAGTAATTCTCTACTATTTCCTCATTGCCATCATGATAGTGGGGATAATTGGCGAACTGCTGCCCGCTGTCCCCGGCATGAGTTTGATTTTAATCGCCATGCTGGTGTGGGGTTTTGTCACCAAATTTGCGGGGATGGGGGTCGCTTTAACCGTGGCCTTTGTTGTCCTTCTCCTCAGTCTGGGGGTGGAATTCCTCGCTAGTTATCTCGGCGCCCAAAAAGTTGGGGCGAGCAATTGGAGTCAAATCGGTCTAGTAGTGGGTTTATTAGCGGGAATATTCGGGCTTTTACCCGCTTTACCCATTGGCGGACCGATTATCGGCTTATTTGTCGGTCCTGTGGTGGGGGCTTTTTTGGGAGAATACGCCTATCGTCGCGATTTGGAATTAACTCCCCGTTTGCAACAATCCCTAAAAGTCTGTGTCGGTATCGTCGTCGGCACGGTTATCGGTCACGTTGCCAAAGCTATGCTGGCCACGGCTGCCGTTATCGTCTTTATTGTCACCACTTGGCCCAATCTCTCTTCAGTTATCAGTTATCAGTTATCAGTTATCAGTTATCAGTTATCAGTTTTCAGAACGTAG